A single window of Methylomarinum sp. Ch1-1 DNA harbors:
- a CDS encoding symmetrical bis(5'-nucleosyl)-tetraphosphatase, which yields MSIYAIGDIQGCYDELLRLLDIVEFNENRDQLWFAGDLVNRGPKSLQTLRFVKSLGDAAVTVLGNHDLHLIAISLAQRKLRKKDSLRQVLEAPDHEELIHWLRHRPLFHSQDNFCLLHAGLPPQWDFHQTQKMAAKAENILQGPNYAGFFKSMYGDKPSLWSTELNNTEQARFIVNCFTRMRYCDTQGRLDFSHKGAPGTQPQTLYPWFAVPGRKSADMKIIFGHWSTLGYYHGHNCYAIDTGCLWGGQLTALRLDNPPERISIDCAPSTA from the coding sequence ATGTCTATTTATGCGATAGGCGATATTCAAGGCTGCTATGACGAGCTGTTAAGATTACTGGATATCGTCGAATTCAACGAGAACCGCGACCAACTCTGGTTTGCCGGCGACTTGGTCAACCGAGGTCCAAAATCTTTGCAAACTTTGCGCTTCGTCAAATCCTTAGGCGATGCCGCCGTCACGGTGCTGGGCAATCATGATTTACATTTAATCGCAATCTCGTTGGCGCAAAGAAAGCTGCGTAAAAAAGATTCACTGCGCCAGGTCTTGGAGGCGCCGGATCATGAAGAATTAATCCATTGGCTCAGGCATCGGCCATTGTTCCATAGCCAGGATAATTTTTGTCTATTGCACGCCGGCCTGCCGCCGCAATGGGATTTTCACCAGACCCAAAAAATGGCGGCGAAGGCGGAAAACATACTGCAAGGTCCGAATTATGCCGGTTTTTTCAAAAGCATGTATGGCGACAAACCCTCACTCTGGTCAACTGAGCTGAACAACACCGAACAAGCGCGTTTCATCGTCAACTGTTTCACCCGCATGCGTTATTGCGATACCCAGGGCCGATTGGACTTCAGTCATAAGGGGGCGCCAGGCACGCAACCTCAGACGCTGTATCCATGGTTTGCCGTGCCGGGCCGCAAAAGCGCCGATATGAAAATCATCTTCGGACATTGGTCCACGCTGGGCTATTATCATGGCCATAACTGTTATGCGATCGATACCGGCTGTCTGTGGGGCGGGCAGCTGACGGCATTGAGGCTGGATAACCCCCCCGAGCGAATCAGTATTGATTGTGCGCCGTCAACAGCCTGA
- a CDS encoding PAS domain-containing protein — MKPNISPNDHERRLGDEDFIVSKTDTRGRITYANRIFMEIAGYSEQDLLGVQHNLIRHPDMPRGVFRFMWDTLKAGDEFFGFAKNLCADGSFYWVFANITPDYDKNGELQGYYSVRRKPPQSALSALIPIYQQMLAIEKGCSAKEAPTKSLAYLLDTVAQTGAKNYDCFVLDLYKPNGVL; from the coding sequence ATGAAACCCAATATTAGCCCTAATGATCACGAGCGTCGGCTCGGCGATGAGGACTTCATCGTCTCTAAAACCGATACGCGTGGCCGTATCACCTACGCTAACCGTATATTCATGGAAATAGCCGGTTACTCCGAACAAGATCTCTTGGGCGTGCAACATAATTTGATACGACATCCGGACATGCCGCGCGGTGTATTTCGTTTCATGTGGGACACGTTGAAGGCCGGCGACGAATTTTTCGGCTTCGCCAAAAACCTTTGCGCGGACGGCAGCTTTTATTGGGTATTCGCCAATATCACCCCCGATTATGACAAAAATGGTGAATTGCAAGGCTATTATTCGGTTCGACGTAAACCGCCGCAATCGGCGTTGTCCGCATTGATTCCGATTTATCAACAAATGCTGGCGATAGAAAAAGGCTGTTCCGCTAAGGAAGCCCCGACTAAGTCATTGGCCTATTTACTCGATACGGTGGCTCAGACCGGTGCCAAAAATTATGATTGTTTCGTTCTAGATCTTTATAAACCGAACGGTGTGCTATGA
- the mpl gene encoding UDP-N-acetylmuramate:L-alanyl-gamma-D-glutamyl-meso-diaminopimelate ligase, translated as MHIHILGICGTFMGGLALIARQMGHRVSGSDQNVYPPMSTQLAEQGIELMSDYKAENLDCKPDLVIIGNAMSRGNPEVEAVLNRGMAYVSGPQWLSEHVLQHKWVLGVAGTHGKTTTTSMLSWILEYQGFKPGFLIGGIPLNFGISARLGESDFFVIEADEYDSAFFDKRSKFVHYRPRTAILNNLEFDHADIFDDLDAIKKQFHHLVRTVPGEGLIIAPQHEDNIADVLEMGCWTPVQKTAIDDDALWRAELIKQDGSEFEVLFDQIPQGVLHWPLTGRHNVYNALAAIAAARHIGILPGDAIKALARFKNVKRRMEVIARVDGMTLYDDFAHHPTAIKMTLDGLRKQVGDEKIIAIVEPRSNTMRMGIHTQSLAQSLAEADIAIIYQPENLNWDLSALQQYADNIEIHSKLDDIIARLKKEKATGAHAVLMSNGSFGGIYQRLRDEL; from the coding sequence ATGCATATACATATACTCGGAATCTGCGGCACCTTCATGGGCGGACTGGCCTTGATTGCCAGACAAATGGGCCATCGGGTTAGCGGTTCGGATCAGAACGTTTATCCGCCGATGAGCACTCAATTGGCGGAGCAAGGCATCGAATTGATGTCCGACTATAAGGCCGAAAATCTGGATTGCAAGCCGGACCTGGTGATCATCGGCAACGCCATGTCGAGAGGCAATCCCGAAGTGGAGGCGGTGCTAAACCGCGGTATGGCCTATGTTTCCGGTCCGCAATGGTTGTCCGAACATGTATTGCAGCATAAGTGGGTGCTGGGCGTCGCCGGCACACATGGTAAAACCACCACCACCAGTATGCTCAGTTGGATACTGGAATATCAGGGCTTCAAACCGGGTTTTTTGATTGGCGGCATACCGCTTAATTTCGGTATTTCGGCCAGGCTGGGGGAATCGGATTTTTTCGTCATCGAAGCCGATGAATATGATTCCGCTTTTTTCGACAAGCGTTCGAAATTCGTTCATTACCGCCCCAGAACGGCGATCTTGAATAACCTGGAATTCGATCATGCAGATATTTTCGATGATCTGGACGCGATCAAGAAACAGTTTCATCATTTGGTCCGAACGGTGCCAGGCGAGGGCTTAATTATCGCGCCGCAACATGAAGATAATATTGCCGATGTGTTAGAAATGGGATGCTGGACGCCGGTGCAAAAAACAGCGATCGATGACGATGCCTTATGGCGGGCCGAGTTGATCAAACAGGACGGCAGTGAATTCGAGGTATTGTTTGACCAGATTCCGCAAGGCGTACTGCATTGGCCGCTGACCGGCCGGCATAATGTATATAACGCCTTGGCGGCGATTGCGGCGGCCAGACATATCGGCATACTGCCCGGCGATGCGATCAAGGCGCTGGCGCGGTTTAAAAACGTCAAGCGGCGCATGGAGGTGATTGCCAGAGTCGACGGCATGACTTTATATGACGACTTCGCCCATCATCCGACCGCGATAAAGATGACGCTGGACGGCTTGCGTAAGCAGGTCGGCGACGAAAAAATCATCGCGATCGTCGAGCCGCGATCGAACACGATGCGCATGGGGATACACACGCAATCGTTGGCGCAATCGCTGGCGGAGGCAGATATCGCGATCATCTATCAGCCGGAAAATTTAAATTGGGATTTAAGCGCGTTACAGCAATACGCCGACAATATAGAGATTCATAGCAAGTTGGATGATATTATCGCCAGACTGAAAAAAGAAAAAGCGACCGGCGCGCATGCGGTGTTGATGAGTAACGGCAGTTTCGGCGGGATCTATCAGCGTTTGCGCGATGAGCTTTGA
- a CDS encoding methyl-accepting chemotaxis protein, with translation MKNSNANIPFLATKVNYAVIGIFALTLALFAYSTFLSGFSWPILLLSLPLLIIAIYIKRTAQQNLAVLAKMQDVLTHTNQGELYHRVTQTKGLGEVGKVAWELNETLDIIESYFKEINTCFSQAAKGNHNRYALTDGFPGVLKQSAQNINQALHHMNDNEVLMIKNRLSAGLHNLNTSNLLDNLKANQNDLLNVTEQMQKVEDIATETGQNAEASLSTVETISSSLININDNIHSVTDVITALINDSKKVTESLSMITGIADQTNLLALNASIEAARAGEHGRGFAVVADEVKNLSEHTKNAALEVSQTLTSFNQRVEQMHQEAENSANLSQEVMDQVSSFRHQFSGLSESAQASVGYISYAKDKSFALLTKLDHIIYKQNAYIAIENPEDCPQHDAITVDSHHCRLGKWYDTGIGYDKFRHTSSYAKLAAPHADVHQFTQEAYEVSRKNWQENLDLLDNILTHMQHTEDASADVMNYIDAMVEEKHR, from the coding sequence ATGAAAAACTCCAATGCTAACATTCCATTCTTGGCTACCAAAGTCAATTATGCGGTCATCGGCATTTTCGCGCTCACCTTAGCTTTGTTCGCTTACAGCACCTTTCTATCTGGCTTTTCATGGCCAATATTGCTGTTATCGTTGCCCCTATTAATTATAGCCATCTACATTAAAAGGACCGCGCAACAAAATCTAGCTGTGTTGGCGAAAATGCAGGACGTGTTAACACACACCAATCAAGGCGAACTCTATCATCGGGTCACGCAAACCAAAGGCTTGGGAGAAGTCGGCAAGGTTGCCTGGGAGCTCAATGAAACATTGGATATCATTGAGTCCTACTTCAAGGAAATAAATACCTGCTTCAGCCAGGCGGCAAAAGGCAATCACAACCGTTATGCGTTAACGGATGGATTTCCCGGCGTTCTAAAACAATCGGCCCAAAACATCAACCAAGCGCTGCATCATATGAATGACAATGAAGTGCTAATGATCAAAAACCGATTGTCGGCCGGACTGCATAATCTCAATACCAGTAATTTGCTGGATAACTTGAAGGCCAATCAAAATGACCTGCTCAATGTGACCGAGCAAATGCAGAAGGTTGAAGATATCGCGACCGAAACCGGGCAAAATGCCGAAGCCAGCTTATCGACGGTAGAAACCATCAGCTCGTCTCTGATCAATATCAATGACAACATTCATAGCGTAACCGATGTCATCACCGCGTTGATCAATGACAGTAAGAAGGTGACCGAATCACTGTCGATGATCACCGGGATTGCCGACCAGACCAATTTGCTGGCTCTGAATGCGTCGATAGAGGCGGCCAGAGCCGGCGAACATGGCCGCGGTTTCGCTGTGGTCGCCGATGAGGTTAAGAATCTGTCCGAACACACCAAAAATGCCGCGCTGGAGGTTTCTCAAACCCTGACATCATTCAACCAACGCGTTGAGCAAATGCATCAGGAAGCGGAAAATTCCGCCAACCTGTCTCAGGAAGTCATGGACCAGGTCAGCTCTTTTCGTCATCAGTTTTCCGGTTTGTCGGAATCGGCTCAGGCTTCCGTCGGTTATATTTCCTACGCCAAGGACAAATCCTTCGCCCTGTTAACGAAACTGGACCATATCATATACAAACAAAACGCCTATATCGCGATCGAAAATCCGGAAGATTGTCCGCAGCATGACGCCATTACCGTGGACAGTCATCACTGCCGCCTCGGTAAATGGTATGACACCGGCATCGGCTATGATAAATTCCGCCATACTTCTTCCTACGCCAAATTGGCAGCGCCACATGCCGATGTTCACCAATTTACCCAGGAAGCCTATGAGGTTTCCCGGAAAAACTGGCAAGAGAATTTGGATTTATTGGATAACATACTCACGCACATGCAACATACCGAAGACGCCAGCGCCGATGTGATGAATTACATCGACGCGATGGTGGAAGAAAAACACCGCTGA
- the apaG gene encoding Co2+/Mg2+ efflux protein ApaG: MRCEPYHINPCRMSEKNKILVEAIPQYIEAQSSPEDDRYVFSYTITITNIGAVPATLLTRHWLITDANGKIQEVSGEGVIGEHPHLKPGESFRYTSGAMIETPVGVMQGKYTMISDDGENFKAPIAKFTLSIPRTLH; encoded by the coding sequence GTGCGGTGTGAACCATATCATATAAACCCTTGCCGCATGAGCGAAAAAAATAAAATACTCGTAGAAGCCATACCCCAGTACATTGAAGCACAATCCTCCCCTGAAGACGATCGTTATGTATTCTCCTACACGATCACCATTACCAATATCGGCGCCGTTCCCGCTACCTTATTGACCCGTCATTGGTTGATCACCGATGCCAACGGCAAAATTCAGGAAGTGAGCGGCGAAGGCGTCATCGGCGAACATCCTCATCTGAAACCGGGCGAGTCGTTTCGCTATACCAGCGGTGCGATGATCGAAACACCGGTGGGGGTGATGCAAGGTAAATATACGATGATTTCCGATGACGGCGAAAACTTCAAGGCGCCGATCGCCAAATTCACATTATCCATTCCCAGAACCCTGCACTGA
- a CDS encoding ankyrin repeat domain-containing protein, giving the protein MLKTLFLLSLLLSLAQSAAAEDANDLFAAAIAGKNERLHSLLAQGIEVNAKTTSGRTALMGASFNGNVRAVKILLNYGADVNIADDLGSTALMDALVFGDQQIVSLLIATGADVNAVDKQNISVLAKAKKTPHQHLVKMLEQAGAKEEVEIVTIEENEAGGQDEAQADAEDRQQAPNNDPQ; this is encoded by the coding sequence ATGTTAAAAACGCTATTTTTATTATCGTTATTATTGAGTTTGGCTCAGTCCGCTGCCGCGGAAGACGCTAATGACTTGTTCGCCGCCGCGATCGCGGGCAAAAACGAACGATTGCACTCCTTGTTGGCGCAAGGCATCGAGGTAAACGCCAAAACCACCAGTGGTAGGACAGCGCTGATGGGCGCCAGCTTTAACGGGAATGTCAGGGCGGTGAAGATTTTGCTGAATTATGGCGCCGATGTCAATATCGCCGATGATCTAGGCTCGACGGCGTTAATGGATGCGCTGGTGTTTGGCGATCAACAAATCGTATCGCTGTTAATTGCCACCGGCGCCGATGTCAATGCCGTCGATAAACAGAATATCAGCGTGTTGGCGAAGGCGAAAAAAACACCGCACCAACACTTGGTCAAGATGTTGGAACAAGCCGGCGCGAAGGAAGAAGTCGAAATCGTCACGATAGAAGAAAACGAGGCGGGCGGCCAGGACGAAGCACAGGCCGATGCCGAAGATCGACAGCAAGCACCAAACAATGACCCCCAATAA